A genomic window from Vagococcus sp. CY52-2 includes:
- a CDS encoding sugar porter family MFS transporter, with translation MTKVNKKIITISLIVTIGGLLFGYNTGVVNGALNFIGKDFMLTPIQKGWVSSSLTLSAAFGAVFGGKISDMIGRKKTLRIIAWIYLIGAIGCSGSFNFAFLVSFRFLLGLAVGASSAVVPLYLGEISSAEHRGKMVGLNQVMIVGGQFLAFLLNAILGNMFIQNNHIWKVMMGLAAIPAIIMLIGMTKVLESPKWYARNGMLDRAIHIIKEIYLDDDEMVKKEIQEIQEIPVKVVKNKKNKEKIPTWTIKILLLGCLLGIIQQFSGINSVMYYGSEILTMYGFGASAALIFNVLNGVVSVIASIVGMTIVDKMGRKKLEISGLTICAVSLISVGVLSNLLSGTQIAPYIIMIIIFIYIFAFQGAIGPVTWILISEIFPAKYRGTFSGIAVFVLWIANFLVGLFFPVLVNSVGINATFYGFAGCALLGILVVHFKIPETKGKTLEEIESHFIK, from the coding sequence GTGACAAAAGTTAATAAAAAGATTATCACTATATCGTTAATTGTGACTATCGGGGGGTTGTTGTTTGGCTATAATACAGGTGTTGTAAATGGCGCGTTGAATTTTATCGGTAAAGATTTTATGTTAACCCCTATACAAAAAGGTTGGGTATCATCATCCTTAACATTATCTGCAGCATTTGGAGCAGTTTTTGGTGGGAAAATAAGTGATATGATTGGGCGAAAAAAGACATTGCGTATTATTGCTTGGATTTATCTGATTGGAGCAATAGGTTGTAGCGGATCTTTTAATTTTGCTTTTCTAGTCTCTTTTCGGTTCTTATTGGGACTTGCAGTAGGAGCATCATCAGCTGTTGTGCCATTATATTTAGGTGAAATTTCTTCGGCTGAGCATAGAGGGAAAATGGTTGGTTTAAATCAGGTAATGATTGTGGGTGGACAGTTCTTAGCCTTTTTATTAAATGCTATTTTAGGTAATATGTTTATTCAAAATAATCATATTTGGAAAGTGATGATGGGGTTAGCGGCTATACCAGCAATTATTATGTTAATTGGTATGACAAAAGTATTAGAGTCACCTAAGTGGTATGCTAGAAATGGTATGTTAGATCGTGCAATTCATATAATTAAAGAAATCTATCTAGATGATGACGAGATGGTTAAAAAAGAAATACAAGAGATACAAGAAATACCTGTTAAAGTAGTTAAAAATAAAAAAAATAAAGAAAAAATACCAACTTGGACGATAAAGATTCTTTTGTTAGGGTGTTTATTAGGTATAATACAACAATTTTCGGGAATTAATTCAGTTATGTATTATGGGTCTGAAATTTTAACAATGTATGGATTTGGTGCTAGTGCAGCATTGATATTCAATGTTTTAAATGGTGTTGTTTCAGTTATTGCATCAATCGTAGGAATGACAATTGTTGATAAAATGGGACGAAAAAAATTGGAAATTAGTGGATTGACCATTTGTGCAGTATCGTTAATTTCTGTAGGTGTTCTATCTAATTTGTTATCAGGAACACAAATAGCACCATATATTATTATGATCATTATTTTTATTTATATATTTGCTTTTCAAGGTGCTATTGGACCAGTTACTTGGATTTTAATCTCTGAAATATTTCCAGCTAAGTATAGAGGGACTTTTTCTGGAATTGCAGTGTTTGTTTTATGGATAGCTAATTTTCTCGTTGGGCTATTTTTCCCTGTTCTTGTCAATTCAGTAGGTATTAATGCTACATTTTATGGATTTGCTGGTTGTGCATTATTAGGGATTTTAGTGGTACATTTTAAAATACCAGAAACAAAGGGAAAAACGTTGGAAGAAATTGAAAGCCATTTCATTAAATAG